From one Solanum lycopersicum chromosome 12, SLM_r2.1 genomic stretch:
- the eIF-5A4 gene encoding eukaryotic translation initiation factor 5A-4 produces MSDEEHHFESKADAGASKTYPQQAGTIRKNGYIVIKGRPCKVVEVSTSKTGKHGHAKCHFVAIDIFNAKKLEDIVPSSHNCDVPHVNRTDYQLIDISEDGFVSLLTENGNTKDDLRLPTDDTLLNQVKGGFEEGKDLVLSVMSAMGEEQICAVKDIGTKT; encoded by the exons ATGTCTGATGAAGAACACCATTTTGAGTCCAAAGCTGATGCTGGTGCCTCAAAAACTTACCCTCAACAAGCTGGTACTATTCGCAAGAATGGTTATATAGTTATCAAAGGCAGACCTTGCAAG GTTGTTGAGGTCTCCACTTCCAAAACTGGCAAGCATGGACATGCAAAATGTCACTTTGTGGCAATCGACATTTTCAATGCAAAAAAGCTTGAAGATATTGTTCCTTCATCCCACAATTGTGAT GTGCCACATGTCAATCGTACTGACTATCAGCTGATTGACATATCTGAAGATGGTTTT GTGTCTCTTCTTACTGAAAATGGAAACACCAAAGACGACCTCAGACTTCCCACCGATGACACCCTGTTGAACCAG GTTAAAGGTGGATTTGAGGAAGGAAAGGATCTCGTTCTGTCTGTGATGTCTGCAATGGGTGAAGAGCAGATCTGTGCTGTGAAGGACATTGGTACCAAGACCTAG
- the LOC101248849 gene encoding BTB/POZ domain-containing protein At2g24240-like has product MESQKNRVKLNVGGKKFETTATTLASGGRTSFFGAMFNDDWNLHSDGSITEIFIDRNPEYFGVLLDLLRTGELYIPPKIDKKHLYREALYYGIEDHLRLAKWGPFDGNRLRLAESIKGPTKGKAEKIRASPNSWCCVVRDNIVSVYNWMLEEKTTITTRDYRRVNDVCWVNSDNIAVSSSDKYLASEGIGLFTASTGELKYNFQVKDEDQLKDYTAGALGVGSDYKLFSSCTEITNKKNGIAVWDQITGKQTDFLQYLPYSKATKLQWLQGLNECLGFLDFRRTNTSVNWRYKKDSSSDMCFPKLVFHEGQLFSSLNNSISVYSGSDWLPTSQLRKSPGGPICDFFNWWYQLFALHKDENVIDLWETPRPPVI; this is encoded by the exons ATGGAAAGCCAAAAAAACAGAGTAAAACTCAATGTTGGGGGAAAAAAGTTTGAAACTACGGCCACCACCTTAGCGAGTGGTGGGAGGACTTCATTTTTTGGAGCCATGTTTAATGACGATTGGAACCTGCATTCCGATGGGTCGATCACTGAAATTTTCATCGATAGAAATCCTGAGTATTTTGGTGTCCTTTTGGACTTACTCAGAACAGGGGAGCTATATATTCCTCCAAAGATCGATAAAAAGCACCTATACAGAGAGGCTCTGTATTATGGCATTGAGGATCATTTAAGGTTAGCTAAATGGGGCCCCTTTGATGGCAATAGGCTCCGGTTGGCTGAGTCTATAAAGGGCCCAACAAAAGGGAAGGCTGAAAAAATTCGGGCTAGCCCGAATAGCTGGTGCTGTGTGGTACGTGATAATATTGTCAGCGTGTACAATTGGATGCTAGAAGAGAAAACTACAATAACCACTCGTGATTATCGTAGGGTCAACGATGTTTGTTGGGTTAATTCAGATAACATTGCGGTTAGTAGTTCTGACAAGTACCTAGCTAGTGAAGGCATAGGGTTGTTCACTGCATCTACAGGGGAATTGAAGTATAATTTTCAAGTTAAAGATGAAGATCAATTGAAGGATTACACTGCAGGTGCACTCGGTGTTGGCTCGGATTACAAGTTGTTCTCCAGTTGTACTGAGATCACCAACAAAAAGAACGGGATCGCTGTTTGGGACCAAATCACAGGTAAGCAGACAGATTTCTTGCAATACTTGCCATATAGCAAGGCTACCAAGCTTCAGTGGTTACAAG GCTTGAATGAGTGTTTGGGTTTCTTGGATTTTAGAAGGACTAATACGAGTGTAAATTGGAGATATAAGAAAGATTCTTCGTCAGATATGTGTTTTCCTAAACTAGTATTTCACGAGGGGCAATTGTTTTCATCATTGAACAATAGTATATCGGTATATTCTGGTTCTGACTGGCTTCCAACATCACAGCTTCGAAAGAGTCCTGGTGGTCCGATTTGTGATTTTTTCAATTGGTGGTACCAACTTTTCGCTCTTCATAAAGATGAAAATGTCATTGATTTATGGGAGACCCCTCGTCCACCAGTTATATGA
- the LOC101249152 gene encoding BTB/POZ domain-containing protein At4g30940-like — MGTPKGKVKLNVGGRIFETTATTLEFSGQNSLFRAMLDENWNLHSDSAITEHFIDRDPDYFAVLLNLLRTGELYIPPNINKKLVYKEAEYYGILDHVRSAECDKFDGNRPRLARSITGWSVRDGGISRAIEASSNGWCCVAHGSVVHVYDWMLEERPTINLDYHKVNNLCWIDSENIVVSSEENLDSGGMGLFNASTGELKYKFQVTDVLEDYTAGALSVSSDNKLFSSCTKSTSNKHGIGVWDQVTDKQIDFLDRPPYKYQHNASKLQWLHDTKCLMVAGFHPRSNIILYDVRNDKMVWSKPGVYASSCYDIAREELFRDVIAIEESCSICLADWNECLGFMDLRSNGTIYWRNSVKGVQPFCNWGTGNYSCYPKLAFHEGQLFSSLNDTITVYSGSDWVPTSQFHQKHGGPIWDFSIGGDRLFSLHRNEDVLDVWETPRMT; from the coding sequence ATGGGAACTCCGAAAGGTAAGGTGAAACTCAATGTTGGTGGCAGAATATTCGAAACTACAGCCACAACCTTAGAATTTTCTGGCCAAAATTCACTCTTTCGAGCCATGTTAGATGAGAATTGGAACCTGCATTCTGATTCAGCCATCACTGAACACTTCATCGATAGGGACCCTGATTATTTTGCCGTCCTTCTTAACCTTCTCAGGACAGGAGAGCTATATATTCctccaaatataaataaaaagctcGTATACAAAGAGGCTGAATATTATGGCATTCTGGATCATGTCAGGTCAGCTGAGTGTGATAAATTTGATGGCAATAGGCCTCGGTTGGCACGGTCCATAACAGGCTGGTCAGTAAGGGATGGGGGGATATCTCGGGCCATCGAAGCCAGCTCAAATGGCTGGTGCTGTGTGGCTCATGGTAGTGTGGTTCACGTGTACGACTGGATGCTAGAAGAACGTCCTACAATCAATCTTGATTACCATAAGGTAAACAATCTTTGTTGGATTGATTCTGAAAATATTGTGGTTAGCTCTGAAGAAAATCTAGATAGTGGAGGCATGGGGTTATTCAATGCTTCAACAGGGgaattgaaatataaatttcaagTTACAGATGTATTAGAAGATTATACAGCAGGTGCACTCAGTGTTAGCTCGGATAACAAGCTGTTTTCCAGTTGTACTAAGAGTACTAGCAATAAACATGGGATCGGTGTTTGGGACCAAGTTACAGATAAGCAAATAGATTTCCTCGATAGGCCACCATACAAGTATCAACACAATGCTAGCAAGCTGCAATGGTTGCATGATACCAAATGTTTGATGGTTGCTGGTTTCCATCCAAGGAGTAATATCATCTTGTATGATGTTAGGAATGACAAGATGGTATGGTCTAAGCCTGGTGTCTACGCGAGCAGCTGTTATGACATTGCTCGTGAGGAACTTTTTAGAGATGTGATTGCGATAGAGGAGAGTTGTTCAATTTGTTTAGCAGATTGGAACGAATGTCTCGGTTTCATGGATTTGAGGAGTAATGGAACAATATATTGGAGAAATTCTGTCAAGGGTGTCCAGCCTTTTTGTAACTGGGGGACTGGAAATTACTCTTGTTATCCCAAACTGGCATTTCACGAGGGGCAATTGTTTTCATCATTGAACGATACCATTACCGTTTATTCTGGTTCTGATTGGGTTCCAACATCGCAGTTTCATCAGAAACACGGTGGTCCAATTTGGGATTTTTCAATTGGTGGTGACCGCCTTTTTTCTCTTCATAGAAATGAAGATGTTCTTGATGTATGGGAAACCCCTCGCATGACATGA